One Helianthus annuus cultivar XRQ/B chromosome 12, HanXRQr2.0-SUNRISE, whole genome shotgun sequence genomic region harbors:
- the LOC110894931 gene encoding ER membrane protein complex subunit 4 produces MEKGKGVMGSRKWAVEFTDNSSTPSTRDIPDPPGFTRVPHDQDDSTLSRQKKDAEANWKSQKAWEVAQAPFKNLMMMGFMMWMAGSTVHLFSIGITFSALWQPLSALQGVGKVFAPYKDSKVDLLAPKLLFIALNLGGMLLGVWKLNALGLLPTHASDWVSSLPPAREVEYSGGGIALH; encoded by the coding sequence ATGGAGAAAGGGAAAGGAGTGATGGGAAGTCGAAAATGGGCTGTTGAATTCACCGACAACTCATCCACTCCTTCCACTCGTGACATTCCGGATCCGCCTGGTTTCACGCGTGTCCCTCATGATCAAGACGATTCTACCCTGAGTCGTCAAAAGAAAGATGCGGAAGCAAATTGGAAGTCGCAAAAAGCATGGGAAGTAGCCCAAGCACCGTTCAAGAATCTTATGATGATGGGGTTTATGATGTGGATGGCTGGAAGCACAGTGCATCTGTTTAGCATTGGTATAACGTTTTCAGCTCTTTGGCAACCGTTAAGCGCGCTGCAAGGGGTCGGGAAGGTTTTTGCGCCTTACAAAGATAGCAAAGTGGATTTACTTGCACCTAAATTACTGTTTATTGCCCTTAATTTGGGGGGTATGTTGCTTGGTGTGTGGAAGCTAAACGCTTTGGGTCTTCTGCCAACACATGCGTCGGATTGGGTTTCGTCTTTGCCTCCTGCTCGTGAGGTTGAGTATTCAGGTGGAGGTATTGCTTTACACTAA